One genomic window of Ruminococcus gauvreauii includes the following:
- a CDS encoding ABC transporter substrate-binding protein has product MIKGMSKKLLLLVISCVLLCSCTGCSENQLKGENVNQTFSENQTEEQSNTIIWWVYEQSQVSDESFSYIWQEPLNHLLKEKGVPYEVKIEVYYDLEKDVERLSPAEALEHLKSENLQADIISVPTGITGFDAYGEKLYAYYSSYRDMGTNKLLVPLDDMLEADKGIKIKENVTGPELKRLQVNGVTYGIAQHMRTFNSVIYRKDLLQKYGIGIEELSDDIFENEDILKMVCDGENGKIVPYVTDMGVLNRLGFWVIDECELLVYGRNGKFMNAFEIEELRNYLSQMKHLWDQNLISTYAQSAGEFFSGVYYCDTNQIYETVYKVYHPGQGEEEIDIVVIPNKKLPTLALYGGDSATGISAWSNHQKEAFDFLSLLYTDADIANLIQYGVENVDYSVQNGYVVYNQNNPLRNYGEHFTNPLLTYPGEGMQEDKRNMLEQCYEENETHMPNGFRFNTKSVQQEKDAVGEILGRSGEYTDEVIKLFMGEVDDLDAALKSFNQKLKAAGADKIVAEANRQLEEWRGKYE; this is encoded by the coding sequence ATGATTAAAGGTATGTCCAAAAAGCTTCTCTTACTGGTGATAAGCTGTGTGTTGCTATGCAGCTGTACCGGCTGCAGTGAAAATCAGTTAAAAGGTGAAAATGTAAATCAAACATTTTCAGAGAATCAAACAGAAGAGCAGTCCAATACAATTATTTGGTGGGTTTATGAACAGAGTCAGGTTTCAGATGAAAGCTTTTCGTATATATGGCAGGAGCCGCTTAATCACCTTCTGAAGGAAAAGGGTGTGCCATATGAGGTGAAAATAGAAGTTTATTACGATTTGGAAAAAGATGTTGAGCGATTAAGTCCAGCAGAAGCATTGGAACACTTAAAGTCTGAAAATTTACAGGCAGATATTATCTCTGTTCCGACAGGAATAACTGGGTTTGATGCGTACGGAGAAAAACTTTATGCGTATTACTCTTCATATCGAGATATGGGTACAAACAAATTGTTGGTACCGCTGGATGATATGCTGGAGGCAGATAAGGGCATCAAGATTAAAGAGAATGTTACTGGGCCTGAGCTGAAGAGGTTACAGGTTAACGGTGTGACTTACGGGATTGCTCAACACATGCGGACATTCAATTCAGTAATCTATCGAAAGGATCTTCTGCAAAAATATGGAATAGGCATAGAGGAACTATCTGACGATATTTTTGAAAACGAAGATATATTGAAAATGGTATGTGATGGTGAGAATGGAAAAATAGTGCCATATGTTACCGATATGGGAGTACTAAACAGACTTGGGTTTTGGGTCATAGATGAATGTGAGCTCCTTGTATACGGGCGAAATGGGAAATTCATGAATGCTTTTGAAATAGAAGAACTGAGAAATTATCTGAGTCAAATGAAGCATTTATGGGATCAGAATCTGATAAGTACATATGCGCAAAGTGCTGGAGAGTTTTTTTCCGGGGTTTATTATTGCGATACAAATCAAATATATGAAACAGTATATAAAGTGTATCACCCTGGTCAGGGCGAGGAAGAAATTGATATTGTAGTGATACCGAATAAAAAACTGCCCACGCTTGCCTTGTATGGAGGAGATTCCGCAACAGGTATTTCTGCATGGTCAAATCATCAGAAAGAAGCGTTTGACTTTTTAAGCTTATTATACACAGATGCGGATATTGCTAATCTAATTCAGTATGGTGTGGAAAATGTTGATTATTCTGTGCAAAATGGATATGTTGTTTACAATCAAAATAACCCGCTTCGCAATTACGGAGAACATTTTACAAATCCGTTGCTTACATATCCAGGAGAGGGGATGCAGGAGGACAAGCGAAACATGCTGGAACAATGTTATGAAGAAAATGAAACTCATATGCCAAACGGTTTCCGCTTTAATACGAAATCGGTTCAACAAGAAAAAGATGCGGTAGGAGAGATTTTGGGACGCAGTGGAGAATACACCGATGAGGTTATAAAGTTATTTATGGGTGAAGTGGATGATCTGGATGCAGCCCTGAAATCCTTTAATCAGAAACTAAAGGCCGCAGGTGCAGACAAAATCGTGGCGGAAGCCAATCGCCAGCTTGAAGAATGGAGGGGAAAATACGAATGA
- a CDS encoding M56 family metallopeptidase, translating into MILSFSSFLAAFAAGNVMVLFLAVLLRSKSPLSRLGLNVLLLFTAFIGIRMLFPFEFFYTITFPSKVTLPFLFSWLFEHPISLPGGITVYLCQILLTLWISGTFYYLFQIFWGYRKLQRLVRFLPTLNSAQVSMILKEVQKERNDSTQIRIVQTPYIATPALTGFVHPVILLPNLLFEDEELRYILTHEFDHYYRHDLLWKLCFEILTAVYWWNPLMWFLKKELSAITELKADDTVIKSLDAEKRISYLECLARIHKYQIQQLQNSNLILTFSNDKPDSLLFRAHYIINDRKKTHGVGLAIICFMLLVLSTLFIFESYSVSPDVKEESVEVIPEECYFIKLDDSLYEFYSGDTYCGTVTNPYSNDFKNYPIYSKENEVLR; encoded by the coding sequence TTGATTCTTTCCTTCTCTTCATTTTTGGCGGCCTTTGCCGCCGGTAATGTAATGGTTCTTTTTCTCGCTGTACTTTTGAGAAGTAAATCTCCTTTGTCCAGATTGGGACTCAATGTTTTACTTCTTTTTACAGCATTTATTGGAATTCGTATGTTGTTCCCATTCGAATTTTTTTATACCATCACATTCCCATCTAAAGTAACCTTGCCGTTTTTATTTAGCTGGTTGTTTGAACATCCCATTTCACTGCCTGGCGGCATAACAGTTTACTTATGTCAGATACTGCTCACGTTATGGATTTCAGGAACTTTCTATTACCTTTTTCAAATCTTCTGGGGATATAGGAAACTTCAAAGACTTGTCAGGTTCCTTCCAACGCTGAACAGTGCGCAGGTTTCAATGATATTAAAGGAGGTACAAAAAGAACGGAATGACAGCACACAAATCCGCATCGTTCAGACCCCCTACATAGCAACACCTGCCCTGACTGGGTTCGTCCATCCGGTGATTCTTCTGCCAAATCTTCTTTTTGAAGATGAGGAGCTGCGCTATATCCTGACCCACGAATTTGATCATTATTACAGGCATGATCTGTTATGGAAATTATGTTTTGAGATATTAACTGCAGTTTACTGGTGGAATCCACTGATGTGGTTTTTAAAGAAAGAGCTTTCTGCTATAACTGAATTAAAAGCTGACGATACGGTCATCAAAAGCCTGGATGCTGAAAAACGCATTTCATATCTTGAATGTCTTGCCCGCATTCACAAATATCAGATACAGCAGCTTCAAAATTCCAACCTGATCCTGACTTTCAGTAATGATAAGCCTGATAGCTTATTATTTAGAGCACACTATATTATTAATGACAGAAAAAAGACGCATGGGGTTGGACTTGCCATTATATGTTTTATGCTGCTTGTATTATCTACACTTTTTATTTTTGAGTCGTATTCTGTCAGTCCGGATGTTAAAGAAGAAAGTGTAGAAGTTATTCCTGAAGAATGCTATTTTATAAAACTTGATGATTCTTTATATGAGTTTTATTCAGGCGATACATATTGCGGCACTGTTACTAATCCCTATTCAAATGATTTTAAAAACTATCCAATTTATTCCAAAGAAAATGAGGTATTGAGATGA
- a CDS encoding AraC family transcriptional regulator, whose protein sequence is MENYIDFPLKNTAIAAEAAEYESETVIAEHTHAFQEFVLITKGACMHRFRGIEMPLISGDVFLVPAHQKHGYMMNSQIRFINCYFFPEQLGEEWKQLMRETLPPGSATDSMEDIRSQWENLLENMSGNDTDDAASLTNDEKSHIQGIIHLTPQEALRVEALLLQILEEQDCTQFGAEYIKASLLQVILVTIKRAQNRQPPKLLKHNTRKRELVGSALSYMEEHFSEELDVAKLARDSALSESYFRMLFKDVTGLTPLEYVTRVRIIKSLEFLPGDGITIRQAAEQVGIYDPNYFTRVFKKVMGYPPSYFKKI, encoded by the coding sequence ATGGAAAATTATATTGACTTCCCGCTGAAAAATACGGCGATCGCGGCAGAAGCTGCGGAATATGAAAGCGAGACGGTGATCGCTGAGCACACACATGCATTTCAGGAATTCGTACTGATCACGAAGGGCGCGTGCATGCACCGGTTCCGCGGCATTGAGATGCCGCTGATTTCCGGAGATGTTTTTTTAGTTCCCGCCCACCAGAAACATGGTTACATGATGAATTCCCAGATTCGGTTTATTAACTGTTATTTTTTTCCGGAACAGTTGGGTGAGGAGTGGAAGCAGCTGATGCGCGAGACACTTCCGCCGGGCTCGGCTACTGACAGTATGGAAGACATCCGTTCGCAGTGGGAAAATCTGCTCGAGAACATGTCCGGTAATGATACAGATGACGCGGCTTCTCTTACAAATGATGAGAAGTCTCATATTCAGGGAATTATCCATCTCACACCGCAGGAGGCTCTTCGCGTTGAGGCTCTGCTGCTCCAGATTCTTGAAGAACAGGACTGTACGCAGTTCGGTGCAGAGTACATCAAAGCGTCACTTCTGCAGGTTATCCTTGTCACGATCAAACGGGCGCAGAACCGGCAGCCGCCAAAGCTGCTGAAACATAATACTAGAAAACGGGAACTGGTAGGCAGTGCCCTTTCGTACATGGAAGAGCACTTTAGTGAAGAACTGGATGTCGCAAAACTTGCCCGGGATTCTGCGCTTTCAGAGAGCTATTTCCGGATGCTTTTTAAGGATGTGACGGGACTGACTCCGCTGGAGTATGTGACGCGTGTCCGTATCATTAAATCTTTGGAGTTTCTGCCTGGTGACGGGATTACAATAAGACAGGCCGCAGAGCAGGTGGGAATCTACGACCCGAATTACTTTACCAGAGTATTTAAAAAAGTGATGGGATATCCGCCCAGCTATTTTAAGAAGATCTGA
- the htpG gene encoding molecular chaperone HtpG has translation MAENLKRGNLSIDSDNIFPIIKKWLYSDHDIFVREMISNGCDAITKLKKLEIMGEYTFPDDYKCKIDVIVNPEKKTLKFIDSGLGMTEEEVEEYITQIAFSGATQFLEKYKDKTNEDQIIGHFGLGFYSAFMVADDVHIDTLSFKEGAKPVHWECDGGVEYEIGEGDKQTVGTEITLFLNEDSLEFANEYRMREVIEKYCSFMPVEIFLSKENAEQEYETIEESELREDDVIVERIHEEARTEEQENEDGEKEVVEISPARDMVKINKRPVSLSDTQPLWMKHPNDCTDEEYKEFYRKVFMDYKEPLFWIHLNTDYPFNLKGILYFPKINTEYDSIEGTIKLYNNQVFIADNIKEVIPEFLMLLKGVIDCPDLPLNVSRSALQNDGFVKKISEYISKKVADKLTGMCKTDREAYEKCWDDISPFIKFGCIKETKFSEKMMDYILYKNLDGKYLTLTDCIEENKKPEEEKADEAAEETVAETAEENKDSEEKKEVVKTNIFYVTDEVQQSQYINMFRKEGKDAVVLKHNIDSAFISHVEQVKEEVHFQRIDADLTEDFKEGDSEELKEAAEALTDMFKKVLNAEKLDVRAEKLKDDSVSAMMTLSEENRRMQDMMKMYGMDSSMFGGGNETLVLNVNHPLVSYIMDHKEDENTDMICEQLYDMAMLSHKQLSPEQMTKFLERSNKIMMLLTK, from the coding sequence ATGGCAGAGAATTTAAAACGCGGTAATTTATCAATCGACAGCGATAATATTTTTCCGATTATTAAAAAATGGCTGTATTCCGATCACGATATTTTTGTACGTGAGATGATTTCCAACGGATGTGATGCCATCACAAAGCTGAAAAAGCTGGAAATTATGGGTGAATACACATTTCCGGATGATTATAAATGTAAGATTGATGTTATCGTAAATCCGGAGAAGAAGACTCTGAAGTTTATCGACAGCGGACTCGGTATGACGGAGGAAGAAGTAGAAGAGTATATTACTCAGATTGCATTTTCAGGGGCAACCCAGTTCCTGGAAAAGTATAAGGACAAGACGAATGAAGACCAGATCATCGGACATTTCGGACTTGGATTCTATTCTGCATTCATGGTGGCAGACGATGTGCATATTGATACGCTTTCTTTCAAAGAAGGCGCAAAACCGGTACACTGGGAGTGTGACGGCGGCGTAGAGTATGAGATCGGTGAGGGCGATAAACAGACCGTCGGTACCGAGATTACCCTGTTCCTGAATGAAGACAGTCTGGAATTCGCAAATGAATACCGTATGCGTGAAGTCATCGAAAAATACTGCTCCTTCATGCCGGTAGAAATCTTCCTGTCCAAAGAGAACGCCGAACAGGAATACGAGACGATTGAAGAGTCAGAATTAAGAGAAGATGACGTGATCGTGGAGCGTATCCATGAGGAGGCCAGGACAGAGGAACAGGAAAATGAAGACGGAGAAAAGGAAGTCGTGGAGATTTCTCCTGCCCGTGACATGGTGAAGATCAATAAACGACCGGTTTCCTTAAGCGATACACAGCCGCTCTGGATGAAGCATCCGAATGACTGCACGGATGAGGAGTATAAAGAATTTTATCGCAAAGTATTTATGGATTATAAAGAGCCTCTGTTCTGGATCCATCTGAATACAGACTATCCGTTTAATTTAAAGGGTATCCTGTACTTCCCGAAGATCAATACAGAATACGATTCCATTGAGGGAACCATCAAACTGTACAACAATCAGGTATTTATTGCGGACAACATCAAAGAAGTCATTCCGGAATTCCTGATGCTGTTAAAAGGCGTGATCGACTGTCCGGACCTGCCGCTCAATGTATCCAGAAGCGCGCTGCAGAACGACGGATTTGTTAAGAAGATCTCAGAATATATCAGCAAAAAGGTTGCGGATAAACTGACTGGCATGTGCAAGACGGACCGCGAAGCCTATGAGAAATGCTGGGATGATATCAGTCCGTTCATCAAGTTCGGATGCATCAAAGAGACGAAATTCTCAGAGAAGATGATGGACTATATCCTCTACAAAAACCTGGATGGCAAATATCTCACGCTCACTGACTGCATCGAGGAGAATAAGAAACCGGAAGAGGAAAAAGCAGATGAGGCAGCCGAAGAGACAGTAGCAGAGACAGCGGAGGAAAACAAAGATTCCGAAGAGAAGAAGGAAGTTGTTAAGACAAACATCTTCTATGTGACGGACGAGGTACAGCAGAGCCAGTATATCAATATGTTCCGGAAGGAAGGTAAAGATGCCGTTGTCCTGAAACACAATATAGATTCTGCGTTTATCTCACATGTTGAGCAGGTGAAAGAGGAAGTGCATTTCCAGAGAATCGATGCTGATCTGACAGAAGACTTTAAGGAAGGTGACAGTGAAGAACTGAAGGAAGCAGCAGAGGCTCTTACTGATATGTTTAAGAAAGTCCTGAATGCAGAGAAGCTTGATGTCAGGGCCGAAAAACTGAAAGATGACAGTGTCTCTGCAATGATGACACTCTCAGAGGAAAACCGCCGGATGCAGGATATGATGAAGATGTATGGTATGGATTCCAGCATGTTCGGAGGCGGAAATGAGACGCTCGTGCTCAACGTGAATCATCCGCTCGTGTCCTACATCATGGACCACAAAGAGGATGAGAATACAGATATGATCTGTGAGCAGCTGTATGATATGGCCATGCTCAGTCATAAACAGCTTTCACCGGAGCAGATGACGAAGTTCCTTGAGAGAAGCAATAAGATCATGATGCTGCTGACGAAATAA
- a CDS encoding DUF2284 domain-containing protein: protein MYTTSRHEATISVPEYLEGFVDVPTFLEACKACPNYDRVWSCPSYDFDVMKYWNRYKTFRLLATKITFDDECLSKTYTPEEQKELLDKILPAEKQKLSDELLRAEKLNPGSISLSAGSCHLCPQCTKPTGKSCLNPEMMRYSIESLGGNVGLTIEKLLGLSLEWMEEGKLPHHFVLVCGLLLP, encoded by the coding sequence ATGTATACAACATCACGCCACGAAGCAACGATATCGGTACCGGAATACCTGGAGGGATTTGTGGATGTTCCTACATTTCTGGAAGCCTGCAAGGCCTGTCCCAATTATGACCGTGTGTGGTCCTGCCCTTCGTATGATTTCGATGTTATGAAATACTGGAACCGCTATAAAACCTTCCGGCTGCTGGCAACCAAGATCACATTTGATGACGAATGTCTGTCAAAAACCTATACGCCGGAGGAGCAAAAAGAACTCCTGGATAAGATTCTTCCTGCCGAGAAACAGAAACTCAGTGATGAATTGCTGCGGGCGGAAAAACTTAATCCGGGCAGTATCAGTCTTTCTGCCGGAAGCTGTCATTTGTGCCCTCAGTGTACCAAACCGACGGGCAAGTCCTGTCTGAATCCTGAGATGATGCGTTACTCCATTGAATCTCTTGGCGGTAATGTCGGCCTGACGATCGAGAAACTTCTCGGACTCAGCCTGGAATGGATGGAAGAAGGTAAGCTCCCTCACCACTTTGTTCTTGTGTGCGGTCTGCTGCTTCCGTGA
- a CDS encoding BlaI/MecI/CopY family transcriptional regulator, whose amino-acid sequence MKKIKLSNREAEVMVVLWNSDKPLAATDIPAINPELSVNTVQAALKNLLKKSYIKVADIIYHGTVLTRSYEPLLTHEDYINSQLEDTVLTPYGYAASLVKNEENENLLNELEQIIKEQKKKLKKR is encoded by the coding sequence ATGAAAAAAATAAAGTTAAGCAATCGCGAAGCGGAAGTAATGGTCGTCCTGTGGAATTCAGACAAACCGCTAGCAGCCACTGATATTCCGGCAATTAATCCGGAATTAAGTGTTAATACAGTTCAGGCGGCTTTAAAAAACCTGCTGAAGAAATCTTACATCAAAGTGGCAGACATCATCTACCACGGAACAGTATTGACCCGCTCTTACGAGCCGTTGTTGACGCACGAGGATTATATCAACTCCCAGCTGGAAGATACGGTACTGACACCTTATGGTTATGCCGCCTCACTGGTCAAGAATGAAGAAAATGAAAATTTGTTGAATGAGCTGGAACAAATAATAAAGGAACAAAAGAAAAAACTAAAGAAGAGGTGA